The Acropora muricata isolate sample 2 chromosome 4, ASM3666990v1, whole genome shotgun sequence genome contains the following window.
TTCTAAGAATAGCGAAAAATTCTACATACAGTTACACACGTCAAGCTGCATCAAAATCATTGTTTCGGCATTGATAATTGGTATATTTGTATTAGTAACAAGTTGGTGCAAAGGCCGAAACCGTGTCTAGAAAATGGAAATTTTCGACATAGGTTTCTCAAAAATTAGCCAAACGTGCTATTTGTTTTTAAGATCGTTTGATAAGATCTTTCTGCCATTATCATAAAATATTTTACCTCCTTGAAAAGTGAAGAGACAGTTTTGCTGCAAGTGAACTTCCCAACAACTCTTCTTTCTTACTTAAATTAGGAGGATTTGTGTATTAGGGCAAAAGACAAAAGTTTTCCTTCTCCTGTTATAAAATCGAAGATTGAATATTGGCGTTGAGTGATAACAACAATTGCGACTTCAGTCAATGTCAGGCGCAGGAAGAATTATCACTTGATTGTAGTTCCagaaaaatgaattattttgtTGAAGTTAAAGAGTCGGAAGAGGAATATCCTGATCCCGAACCAGACTTACTTGAACTTCCTCCTGTTTCCATTAGCAACCGCTCAAATTGGTTGACCTTTTCGTTTAAGAATCCTAAGACGTCCGTAACATCTTCCCATTCACAAGTTATGTCTTCGTTCGAGTTCACTTGTTGTATGCCTGGCGTGACATAGGCTGTCGGCTGTTTCGATTTTAAATTAACGTTTAGGCTGCTCACACTTCCACTCGATGTTGCCCCTTGCTCCTTAATTGCAGCAAGATCTTTGTTACGTTTAAACGAATCAGATCTTTTCGGTGGCTGAGGTCTGCGCACTTCTCCATCCTTCATGTCtttgatgttgttgtttccaTCTCGTTCGTCTCTTCTTGTCACCCTCAACTCCGCTTCTTTGGCTTCTTTTCGCAATAGCCGACTCTCTGCGTCTTTCTTTTGAAGGATTCGTTCGTATTTCTTGTTTAAATTATGCAGATAACGCACcatctctttctctctctttatTTCAGCCTTGAGCTGATTTTGCGTGATTTTAAACCGGTCGTTTTGATATGTCATCTCCTTCATCTTTTTCTGCATATTTTGATTCTCCGTCCGAAGCAAAATTATTATCTTCTCAAGGTTGGCATTTTCTGACTTTAAAAGCTTTATCGCCATGTGCAAATGTGATCCCTGATCAACAGGGGAAGGACTACTTTTTTCTTTCGTCATATGTACGGCCAGACTTGAGTCCACGAGCTACAATTGCTAACAGAGTCTTAGTACATACCACAAACACTCAAGCAAGACCGGAATCGTTCGACCAAAACGCAGTCATAGTAATCACATCGGCTGATATTACACGTGGAGGTATGCATATTTGAAATGGCTGTCCATACGTGTCTTGTTTTTATCTCTGCCTCTTTTTGACCCCAATTGCCACCTTCAACAAGGTTCAAGTGACGTCACAATAGAATTCCCAAGGCGCAAaggatttttttcttcacaaattGCCGCTATTATAGTTACATTGGTGTCACAATCATCGGCAAAGATTCCGAAGCCTTATTTCGTCTCGACAAAGTTAAAGACGATGACGAAATTGAAGCTAGAGGGATTTAGCCTTTAATGAATTCTCGTAAGTTACTACAGCTCAAAAATTTCCAATTCGTTGACAGACATTAGTGATGCAGTAAAGAGAAGAATCATTTCTGATGTCCCGCGAGGTCATTGAAATTGTAAGAATTTGGTAATCATGATATTTGTTCTTTCCAACTCCTAAGATATTGCCTCTGCATCAGCAATGCAAAGGATATTGCCAGCGCCGAAACAAACAGTTTTAAAGACTAAATCGAACAATTAAACATTCTATGTTTACATATTTTTATGGTTAACACGAGAACTTTGTGCTCTTAACGATTAATAAATATTCACGATAGCCATAATCTCATCAGTCCACAATCACGTCTTTGAAACCTTGTTTGCCAAAGCGATACTTTGTTTGTCTTATTCACCTGGACTGAACATTGAATCGGGACTcggtaaagtgcggatgcggacggcggatgcggacggcggatggcggacggcggacggcggatggcggacggcggacggcggacggcggacggcggacggcggacggcggacggcggacggacaaaaaaaaataataattgaacaaaaatgatatgaaaaacaatgaaCTAATAATAtaaattgtgggacaattaatgccgtttaaataaaaattaatgaaaattaatgccgtttaaatgaaaaatatggcgtcgcgtcactcaaacggcaagctgcttttcggatggcatacagtaaaacatgcaggcagcactttggctatttttggttgacttgatttttgattgatttgattgatttaattggtgaaccaatcagatgtatttcacgttgacatttctccctgtcacatgtcacatgtcattcacttcgagttttcgctatcagaggaaAAGATCTGTATTGAGAATTGAGACTATTGAGAAGATCTGCGgaatttgtgctattttgttcTCACTGTATTCAACTGTTGTTCGGTTTGCCACCTTGtgtgaaaatgaacgaaagaaggcACTCAGatgtagtatctggaagtggtaagttcatctttgtAGTATCTACCGGGTTCAggtagatattattattattactattagttcAGGGCTcatcattttgttattgtggACGTTTATGCGTCGCGTGACAATAAAATGGCGACCCGTAGGTCAAACGAGTAAgtatggctcatgtttttgctAACAATGCGTCGAAGCTCTCaagtgatatttttctttttaaatatcaaaactgtTTCTGGTGCTTAACGACCGCCATTCGTCTCCATGCAAGGCTCTGTGAAATTTGGGTGAAACACATTTTCATGTGAGTGTCGCGCGAATTAATCTTGGCGACAAGGTTGTTATATATCAACCATCCAGATTCTTGACTTAATTTACggttgtgattattatttttggatGGCGTGACTGGATGAACAATGTATCCCAGCGCAACGAGATACTAGAGTGACGTGATGATGGAGTTGTGACATTGCTAGCGttggaaatacattgttattctacGCAAGGACAAGGACGCTTTTGTTAAGAGCCACAAGAAACTTCGGCCGATAACAAGGCGCATTAACAAAGTTGCAAGCGGTCTGCtttttgagacttttaaacatagatttgttttgcataatgtcccagACGTGAGGCCACCTTTTCGGTCAAGATGTTTcggtacttgtcacttttgtacgtaaattgtacgtaaattacaggagctgaaacttcggtattgggtaatttcttatctttctcatcattccttcaacattttagatgatttcccgaaaagtgattttacttatttcttattttctttttataactgtcccgtccgccgtccgccatccgcatccgccgtccgcatctgcactttacagagtccccattgaatctatattttttttaatttttgacaagaAAACGCAATTTGAGCAAAGATTAATTATTTTATGATCTTTCAACAAACAAGAGAAGAGCTAACAAAGAAATGGAATTAAAGGATTATGTAAGCTCAGTGAGAGATGGAGGGTCTTCGTTAATTGTTTGCTTTGTTGTGGACAAATTTAGCCGAGGTTTCTACATAATCAAATTTGTACTTATCAAAACATTTCTAATTCTGTCAATAATTATTCTGCTTTATTTTTCTGCCTGGGAGGCTTAAAAGAATAGGATTTCAGGTTTATCATGACCCGACCACTGGAGTCAAAAAATAGTTTAAGCAGTGATTGACACTCCAATTCACTCTCAACAACGCGAATCTTTGCGAACAAAGTTAGTTTTAGTTGATCCTGCAGAGTCAGAGTACACGATAGAAccaaactttttcttttttttttgtcccagaAGCAAACTGAAATTTGAAGAAGTCATCACAAAGGCAACACTCTCGGTCTTCGTAAAAAGCATAAATTGAAATTGAGGCAATACGATATATGCATGAGCCTGCATACCTTGACAGTTACATGTTAATGAACTAATTGAATTAATTGCGTGAGTGACATTGTATCCCGGAATTTAATAGCCATTTTACACTGCAAGGTCAAAATTTATAATACTCAGTTGAAAACAAGCCAGTTCATCCCCTCCGATACATCAGCTTCTAATATGACAGTAACAGCAACCATGAAATGTGCAACCTAACTCGGGTGTTGCGCGCTACAACGCAGAGAGGACGGTTGGACGCTTTtacattctctttttttttctctgcgtGTTATTGTCATAATGTATGATTTTTCCGCAGGACTTGTACTGTAAATAAGTCTACAATATTCAAAAAATATTGTATTAAAATAATAAGACTTAATTCTTTTAATAGTTATGTAAAAGCCAAGGCTGATCATATACAATGGAAGGAATATGTATTACTTTGTCATATTTGGAAgggcactgcctttcttcatcagggtatTACAAATTGCGGCTTTCGGAAACTAGTTAGTAACGATTTAAATAGAAAGAGTTTGTAACATGATAACGTACAGATGTAATGAAAAGTAAAGcatttatatttaattatgtgaTCTCATTTTTATCGTGCTTATACAATGAAAAACCCAGTTAACACCAGAGTCTCTTTGCTGAGTGCTCATCGATAGTAATCTGTTTCCCAGTGTCTTTCATAAACTAGGTTCTATCGACCGAAGTCCAAAGAGAGCAGAAGTTGAGGGTCGCTTGCCAAGGCACAGATTAGAAATTTGACGCGTACAGCCTCAGTTGATAGAAAAATAATACTTTAGGGTTGAAAACATCGCACAGTTCAAATATGAGTCAGTGCCTCAAATATCTTTGTGAAAACGATAGTCAAGATTAAGAAAAGCTTTTGTTCCGAACCAATCATTTGAGTTCTTGTTTTCACGAGattaccacaaaaaaaaaacaagatacGAATTCTTTTGGCCATAAATATTTTATGCCTGCGTCTTTCAGAGGTGATTTAAACACAACAAGCATGCGGAAATTCTTTATCATTAAAGTTCTAATCCAAACGCTGGTAAGTATACATCTGGAATTTTTTATAGTACAAACGAGTAATAGAAACTTTCagcattttcatatattttCTTAGAAATACCTTTGCTTAGTGCAGTCTTTTAATCCCGCCAAAATTGTGTTGAAATCATCTCTTGCTTTATTTAATGAACTCTCACGGTGCTCGCATTTTTTAAGTAAGCAAAGTATATTTCGGCGGAGGAATACAAGAAAGCTAACGGCTTTGATGAGACAAACAATGATGTTATTTCTTCTCATCAGTTCCACGGTGATGGAAAACACGATCGTAAAGCGTGACAATAAAACATAATAGGAAAGGAGCCGATCTTCAACCACTGATAAACAAACTATAAGAACTAATGCGCGGATGTTGGAAAACCGCTTATATTAATTGTTCTCTCTACTCCGGACGCAGGgattttaaaattttagttGATCATAACTGAGTCTTCGTGGCTGTTTTCTATTTAGATTCAGCATTATACTAGATATCAATGCCCACACACACAAACTAACGATATAGTACGGGGCTTGTGTAAGCTTTGTCGAGTAATTACCTGACAGActtaagtaaataaatacatGATTATTCGAGAGAGAGCAAGTTGCGTGTCAAATTCCTGTTTTCTACACTTGTTATAGATTGGTAAGAAAGATAAAAGGGAGTTTTGTATCGAGCTGTTTCATCATGATTACTGACTCCAGGCTTTAACGTTAGGAAATATCGACTGAGCTTTATCAGAATTAATTTAAGAATTGCGACCATTTCTTGCAAGGACCCTAAATCATGCTTTGAACCAAGAAGCCACTGAGGTACAATTTGTTCGGTACCGGCTAAGAAGAGCGACGTAGTCGTCTTGTtgaaaatagggagtttacgcaaacacgacgtcgacggcagcgagaacgtcaagtgaaaatgtaacttcgcgtttctacaatcatttctcaattattcaaagtcttTACGCTTGCAAAACtgatgtgttctaactatccgggaattaaattggaaccagcgcttcatagATAAGtagacaaaatttaacatttgtcatcatatggtcacgtcgtccacacaactgcaaaacaggtcatttcacgtcgcagtaagaacgagaacgtctacgaAATGTcagaaatgaaaactgcacgtgcaaagcgtgcaaaactattgtttttgacaatcaaagATGCAAATGTGACGTCCTTTCTGCCGTCGTCGTCGCGGCTGCATAAGCTTCCTAATAGTCATTCTGTGACTTTAGTTGCCAGTTATTACGAAAATGGAGCGCTGGAAATAAGTAAGAATGAAAGAAGGTAattttaacattgcaaaaaatACAGTAATTATAGCAGTAACGATACTAACCATGATAATCCATGATAATGTTGATGAAGATGAGGATGACATTATGACGACGGCAGTGGTAATAATGACGATGATTAAGGTGAACGCTGTTTTACCTCACTGGTGCATGAGCACGGATATGAGTGCGGCTCAGTTTAATGACCCATCTCACATCCTGAGCCATCTTGTTGCAATTCTCTAACTAATACCATTCGTTGTTGCTCTTGTTTTAGTTAAACTGAAACGAGCGGCTGGCCAAAATGAAGAAatcaaacatttttattttttcattaatttgcatTGCATCAAAAGCGAAGAAAGACAACGCCATAAGGTACAGAATTCATAAAACAATTCCATGGACTATTAAAACACTTTTTTGGTTAAATTTGTGCGTAAACGTTTGGTAGTGGCTTAAAAATCGCGCTCCAGCTTTTCAACCACCGAAGAGCAAAACCAAGACCAGTCCCAGCTTGTGCTTCCTGCGCGCTTGAACAAGTTAAAGGTAGTTTAGTTGACCGCTCATTTTCCTTCTTTGATTGATCGGAATAACCACTTGGTACTGCTTTATCGACAGAAATTTGATAGCCGCtcaactttcttttatttactaTTATCGTTGATTGGTATTGCTttcagcatgtttttttttattagtttttttctAATCCATTTTACATTGTCATTCAGGTATCGCAACACCACTCAAGTACTCAACTCGCTTTCTGCGCCTGGGGTGTACGATAAACGGATTAGACCCTATCACGAAGGTGAGAATTTGTCACCTCCAATGCCGAATTAAACAGGAGTATGCCTCAATAACAGTAATGCAGGAGAGACAGAATTGACATGTACCTCTGGCATCATGGGCAGCTAGTCTAGTCGGCTAACCGTTTTGTATAAGTAATTTTCCTTACCAAACACCTCGATCTGTATGCACTTTGAAAACTGTTACAGTGTACTGCTTATTGCCCGTAAAATTCAGAGCTAGGCAGAAATGGATGGCATAGAGTTCCGGAGAGGCTTACCTTGTCCGGTCAGATTCTCGTAATTTTtagttgctgttgtttgttccAGGTCCACCATTGAACATTTCAGTTTACATAACCGTAGTTACGTTTGGAGCAATAAAGGAGATAAACATGGTATGGAATATGTGTTGGTATTAGAATTAGAACCTTGGAATCTCGGAATTAGTTCACAACATAACTTCTATTGAGTGTTAGATGCATGACTAAAAGCCTATCCCTTGACCAGTTTCACAGATATATGTCGCCGTTCCTCGATAGTATATACTTGTTACTAACTGAGTTTGAGCCCTACCGCTAAGTTCCGGCCCgcattttttccacttcaatttatggctCGAGTGCAGAGAACGAGGGCCATGAATTGAAATAGAAACAAAGATTAGAGTACGGACCGAGAAAGCGAGGTTACtgagtaagatgtttattaaatctcttggaaattgaatcaaACTAGAAAGCACGCCCTGAAGTCAAGTGGTTGTACTGTAGAATACTGaccgctaaatcaaccaatcagagctcaCTTAGTACCTCATGGATATAATAAATGCTGTATGTTGGTGTTTCTTTATGCCAATGGTTTCTTCGAATAACATCGCATCGTGAGTAGAATTAAGCAAATCTAATCTCATCAGAACTCACaaagttatttcaaattttctttacGATTAGTGAAGGCATTTCTGTTTCTTTACCAACAACTGCAGGAATATACCCTTGACATATTTTTCAAGCAAGCTTGGAATGACCCAAGATTAACACACGACCTTCGAAAGCCAATACTCCTTCctggaaatgaaaaagaaaatttttggcTTCCTGACACATTTTTCCTGAATGTGAAGACTGCTAAGTTTCATCGTGTTCCCGCTGCAAACAGTAGAATTGTAATCAGCCCTAATGGAGATATTGAGCTGAGTGAAAGGTTAGCGCATGTTATGTGAGCATTCTCATTGATTTTAAAAGTGAGGAGGAGGGTATTggaggagagagagagagagaacatttgaaaaaaaaaaggaaaagatctATTTCTGAAGATCTCTTGGACTGGGTAGAAATCAATAGGAGATTTTGAGCTGTTAACAAAGATACTATGTAAATTTTCGATTTGagattttttccttttatgGGTGAACAAGTGTTGGACCGTACGGCAAAACGGTAGAATTCAGATTTGAACATTTTTGTGTCTTTTAGATTAACAGTTTCCGCGTCCTGTAGAATGGACTTAAGGGATTATCCACTGGATACGCAAACCTGCGTCTTGGAAATCTTAAGCTGTAAGTAATTCTGTCAGAACTAAGTTATTTGTGTCTCAACAACATTAGCCATCCGGTAATTGTTCAATGGCTTATTGTTAATCGCAGCATTTCAAGAACACAGCAATTAAGGGATAAAAAGACCCGCACTCAAACTCAATTACAATTTATTGCGCAAATATAGATGATCTTTGCGCGGGCCAATACTGATACTCTTGGAAAAAAGTGTCGCTTTTTGTTTGGACCTTTAAAGGTCGTGTATGCCTATGTGCATCGAGTCACGTCATTATGTATATCGATGCTCTCTTTTTAATTAACGTTACGAGATCAGTTTCTCAAAAACTCAAAGCCGTAAACCTTTCAGAACATTATTTTAGCATGAGGGTAAATGTTGATGTTGTACTAACTTTAGGGTTATTGTTTTTTCCCTATGATGCGTTAGAAAGACAGTTCATGACCTTCCATGTCTccatttctgttttttgttgttcttgctgctgattttgtttttgtctctgTCTGTGTTGAGGGGAAGCTTTAGGGCACATTTAGTGGCGATTATAAAAGTCGACATGCATCAAATTAATTGTAAATGTTCACTGTCATCTCACTCCGAAATCGTTTATGAAAATATTACATGGGCGTTGGCTCTTGCTGCCCCAACGATAGAGTCAGCATTGTTGGCTTCCTTGTGTCAGTGGCTCGGTAATGTTTCCTAGTTTttgttcagttgtttttgtgtcaCCCGTCTTCTGGCATTCTTCTACACGAAATAAGAGCCCTTAAATCATTTTCCTAAATACCAGATTCCTATGACGTCACTGCGATGGACTATCATTGGGATGATGAGAAAGCCGTCATCATTTTGGATGATGAGATGTCAGAGTTTGAACTTGCTGACTGTCAGAGCGAAAGGAAACAAGTGGAATACGTCATTGGTATTATTAGTATATAAACGATATTTATTATGTATGCCATTATGATGCAACAGGGAGAGTAAGTACGTCTAGAGACTACTGAGGGAGGGTCAGAGGGTAGGGATAATTGTTTTCGCCAGAGATGCACGCAAAGGTTCCGCTTTGactttccttttattttaagAGTGCTTGAATTCTGCAATGTCCTGATTTGTCTCTCTTTTTCAAGCTTTCTCACCTCGGTTACATTGCACAGCCCTCGTTTAAGCCATGTTACTTTTCCAGGCAATTTCAGTACTCGCATATTAATTGCAATTATTGTCCTTTGTCTTCCCAGGTACATATACTCACTTGGTTGCCAAGTTTGTTTTCAGAAGAAGACTAGcatattcattcattcaaatcTACTCACCAACTTTTTTGATTGTCGTTCTTTCCTGGATGTCATTCTGGATATCAAAAGATGCCGTCCCAGCCAGAGTGGCTCTTGGTATCACCACGGTTCTTACTATTGTCACTCTCATGGGATCCCTCAGAAATTCTGTGCCAAAGGTACTATGTTAGGGCTATTCGTTGTAGTACATCCCTACTCTCTTGAAGTTTACGTAACCAAAGTCATATCCTCGGGATTGTTGTAGCGTAGACATTTTGTTTGTCTACTTAATTAAAAGACACTCATTGCAATCTATTCGCTAAATTTTGGACTCAATATAACACTGGGAAATGTCTTCGATGCGTTTTGGTCAGCAAAGACAACGCAAGCGTTGTTAAGCGAAGCAGGTTTTAGCCAGAGTAGATTTTCCTTCAAAATGCTATCCGAGGCAATCAATTGTAACATTTATGATTGTCCTATTGGACACCTTCTTATTCTCCTTGTATAGAGACTCGAACCAATCTTTTCCCACCTGATTTACAGTCACCTTGACAACCAGGAATTCCCAGGCGTTACTGTAGGTGGAAAAGTcccgggaacgaggttgcttgCAAGGAGGAAGGCTGGGTAGTTGGTCGAAAAACAAGACTCATAAAGGCACAAATCAATAACCTGAAAATAACGGCAGAGCTTTCATGGTGCGGATGATGTTCCCAGAGCCCTTGCTTTCGGCACTGGTAACGAGTACTAGATGTAAAAGTTGCCCAACCAGGTTAGGAAATGAGCTCCTACTAAAAAGTTgattttctctatttttgtcTCTTCCAGGTTTCATACATCAAGGCCATCGACTCTTATCTCATTGTGTCGTTCATCTTTGTTTTTGGCGTTCTTCTGGAGTATGTGGCAGTTCTTATGCATAGTGAGAGAAAAAGAGCCAATAAAACGAAAAAGCAGAAGGAAGCGAAAGATTTCGTAAAAGCAGAAATGGAAATAGGCGTTTCCAATGGCAACAGAAATTCTGTGACTTGCCCTATGAATCGATCACAATCATCGTATAGCCTACCACTGCGGCCACAGTCTACCCATGGTTTTCCGGTCAGGTCTCCTACAGCGCATTGTCTACCGCACAGGTCGGTTCTCAAGAATTCTTATTCCAGGCAGGTGAGAAGAAATTTTAGAGGGCTCCAAGGATGGTTGTATCATATTCCTTATTTGCGATATAATGACGTTGTTATCTCTGTAAAAGAGACATTCGGTGCTTTGGCTCTGAAAACATGATCCAGAGGATCCGAGCATTGTACTAACTGCAGCATTTCCATGAGCTTTGTTTGCTCGATGCTTTTAAATATTTGATTGATATGTCGATCTTTTGGTCTGGTATGCATCCCAGTCATAACGtattgaattttgaaaaatgtcttcATATCGGTTTCACAAGCGCATATTTTGCCCGCTCTGTTATTTCTCGCCGGGTTTCGAGACTGCTTGCAATTTAATTCACCGatggaatttttcatttatttattatttatccaACCATTCATTCATCAATTCGTTCCTTCGTGTATTTCTTCATAAACTAAAGTTACTGTGGTGCTTTTTCGATTGTTAATTTTTTCTCCAGTTCTTACGATGATAGAGTGCGTTTTCGTTATCTATTGCCAGGAATCTTTTTAACTAGTTGAATTAACGTCCCTATTTCGTTGGTTGCTGCGTATTTTTTCTGAGATACGAGCTGCCTATCTCTGAGATACGAGAGACTGTTTGTTTTATGgttattcattttctttctaCTTCTAGAGTGTTCCTGGTCCAGCCATACAGCACAGCCCTTACACAACCAATCCACCTCAAGCACCTTTCTTGCGTTACATTCCTAGTTTCTGCATGCAGATGAGCGCCGATGATGAAGTCGATATATTTGACAGAATTGCACGAATTTTCTTCCCATTGAGCTTCTTCGTGTTCAACATTGGATATTATTTACGATATAGATAATATTTAGCACTTTTATCCCACAatgaaaaaatcgaaaacactgaaaaaatcgaaatgaaaaaatcgaaaaaaatcgactcctagttatatcaggactccatttaaactagcttagctaaattggacattcctgtataaatatattGAAATATTAATAATGCACTAGACATTATCATGTCC
Protein-coding sequences here:
- the LOC136913333 gene encoding uncharacterized protein gives rise to the protein MTKEKSSPSPVDQGSHLHMAIKLLKSENANLEKIIILLRTENQNMQKKMKEMTYQNDRFKITQNQLKAEIKREKEMVRYLHNLNKKYERILQKKDAESRLLRKEAKEAELRVTRRDERDGNNNIKDMKDGEVRRPQPPKRSDSFKRNKDLAAIKEQGATSSGSVSSLNVNLKSKQPTAYVTPGIQQVNSNEDITCEWEDVTDVLGFLNEKVNQFERLLMETGGSSSKSGSGSGYSSSDSLTSTK
- the LOC136913023 gene encoding uncharacterized protein, with protein sequence MYFTLTFLPVTCHMSFTSSFRYQRKRSVLRIETIEKICGICAILFSLYSTVVRFATLCENERKKALRCSIWKWYRNTTQVLNSLSAPGVYDKRIRPYHEGPPLNISVYITVVTFGAIKEINMEYTLDIFFKQAWNDPRLTHDLRKPILLPGNEKENFWLPDTFFLNVKTAKFHRVPAANSRIVISPNGDIELSERLTVSASCRMDLRDYPLDTQTCVLEILSYSYDVTAMDYHWDDEKAVIILDDEMSEFELADCQSERKQVEYVIGTYTHLVAKFVFRRRLAYSFIQIYSPTFLIVVLSWMSFWISKDAVPARVALGITTVLTIVTLMGSLRNSVPKVSYIKAIDSYLIVSFIFVFGVLLEYVAVLMHSERKRANKTKKQKEAKDFVKAEMEIGVSNGNRNSVTCPMNRSQSSYSLPLRPQSTHGFPVRSPTAHCLPHRSVLKNSYSRQSVPGPAIQHSPYTTNPPQAPFLRYIPSFCMQMSADDEVDIFDRIARIFFPLSFFVFNIGYYLPTSSGPTMLTLEEQKGTSTQDTFAKLYSIMITSRLFLFWITSLFSCGLSTNEYRNTSQVLTSLSAPGVYDKRIRPYYEGPPLNISVNITVVTFGAIKEINLEYTLDIFFKQAWNDPRLKHDLRKPIILPGKEKDNFWLPDTFFLNVKTAKFHHVPAENSRIVISPNGDIELSQRLTVSASCRMDLRDYPLDTQTCALEILSYSYDINDMDYHWDDERAVIILDDEMSEFELADCQSERKQVEYVIGTYTHLVAKFVFRRRLAYSFIQIYSPTFLIVVLSWMSFWISKDAVPARVALGITTVLTIVTLMGSLRNSVPKVSYIKAIDSYLIVSFIFVFGVLLEYVAVLMHSERKRANTMKKQKEAKDYATAEMEIGFSNGNRNFVTCPVNRSQSSHSLSPWPQSTHGFPVRSPSTLCLPHKSVLKNSHSRQSVAGPAIQHIPYTTSSPQAPFLRYIPSFCLQMTANDEVDIFDRIARIIFPLSFVVFNIGYYLRYR